One stretch of Arachis duranensis cultivar V14167 chromosome 1, aradu.V14167.gnm2.J7QH, whole genome shotgun sequence DNA includes these proteins:
- the LOC107465986 gene encoding sister chromatid cohesion protein PDS5 homolog A isoform X2, translating to MAEKAEVQLKELGSKLDTLPSSKDVLIKLLKQASTCLAELDQSPSVSTLESMKPFFNAIVKPELLKHQDKDVKLLVATCVCEITRITAPEAPYSDDILKETFHLIVGTFRGLSDTNGPSFGRRVVILETLAKYRSCVVMLDLECDDLVNEMFSTFFAVARDDHPESVLSSMQTIMVVLLEESEDIRDDLLSIILSSLGHEKKDGTMAARKLAMNVIQQCIGKLEPSIKQFLLSLMSGDDKLVNSQVEYHGVIYDLYCCAPQMLSGVLPYVTGELLTDQLETRLKAVNLVGNIITLPGSSFPEAFQPIFLEFLKRLADRVVEVRMSVLEHVKKSLLSNPSRAESPQILSSLCERLLDFDENVRKQVVAVICDVACHSPNAVPIETVKLVAERLRDKSLLVKRYTLERLADMYKIICEKRSDNVNLNEYNWIVGKILRCFYDKDFRSDIIESVLCGSLFPAEFSVSEHVKQWIGIFSLFDKVEVKAFEKMLEQKSRLQQEMQKYLSLRRTSQGKDVPMVQKKILFCFRVMSRSFIDPIKAEESFQILHQLKDANIWKILTNLVDPNTSIDQARVYQGDLLKILGEKHRLYEFLSTFSVKCSYMLFNKEHVKAILSETAAQKSAECAQHTLSCMNILVMIARVSPFLLTGSEEELVNLLKKNDDLIKEGALRVLAKAGATIREQLAVTSSSVELILERLCLEGSRRQAKLAVYALAAISKDDSHKPLSVLYKKLVDMLQQKQHLPAVLQSLGCIAQTAISIFETREGEVKEFIIDKILRCDSKEDRTRESWDDRSDICMLKIYGIKTLVQSYLPVKDAHARPDIDGLLDILRNILSHGEISRELQSSSVDKAHLKLAAAKAVLRLSRLWDHKIPVNLFHLTLRVSEINFHQARKIFLSKVHQYIKEHLLDAKYACAFLFNLFRSKPEDFVEDKQNLADIIQMLHQAKTRQPSVQSDANSSTTYPEGILPHLVHALAHNSCPNVDECKDVGAYDNIYRQLHLVMSMILQKYVDAKSEAMTDKENEAISTITSILENIKCSEDIVDSSKSKNSHAICDVALAITKQLVPKVVDSQGFSPSVPLPPMLYKASDKEGDETVVSEVKTWLADESVLTHFESLELEVVPSESADNETSKDNEQDETDMPLGKMLKRIKAQATSGKKVKRSKNVTAEVEDAENDDDILTPVKQNNLDKSGVSTNFEPSNGHEHSLSKNELKNSEYSSSSKKRKAGETTPISSSKSRRSSTSKTSQRVLGEDFPEAELMLSAGVEPDGKNKSKQRKMVKGSDKDLLVSSLKRKNKHSDSYHNDESDEPDDHEMKSSHSFKRSNKMSNTAGSTKKVKRKTTAGLSMCTMKEDEIDTEDLIGCRIKVWWPSDKKFYGGTVKSYDSLKGKHVILYDDGDVEILRLEKERWELIDKGRKTSKKFKPSSLEVSGFKHKGPNIRSDKRTKKSIIGKQSPKKPVRREQLHALKSNFHEENVKNSSEVSNPEETTSEMDSEKELAEVSDEIITKKNESKKKATSTSRGRRLQKKKSWSHLEELDEEKQDYGERLSDDNVSIPQGGQDDIDGEEREVEQSSEASKENDHGEEESDSEGHQDNSNVGGSPIQMEKSHISSSLDGAGVAEISDDEAPLSKWKHRKTTSGKKR from the exons ATGGCTGAGAAGGCGGAGGTGCAGCTCAAGGAGCTGGGATCCAAGCTTGACACCCTTCCTTCCTCCAAAGACGTTCTTATCAAGCTCTTGAAG CAAGCAAGTACATGCCTTGCTGAGTTGGATCAGTCACCTTCGGTTTCAACATTGGAGTCAATGAAGCCCttttttaatgcaattgttAAGCCAGAATTGCTGAAGCACCAAGATAAAGATGTCAAGCTTCTAGTTGCAACCTGTGTGTGTGAAATAACTCGAATCACTGCCCCTGAAGCTCCTTATAGTGATGATATTCTAAAG GAAACCTTTCACTTGATTGTGGGCACTTTCAGAGGTCTAAGCGACACTAATGGTCCTTCCTTTGGCCGAAGAGTTGTTATATTGGAGACTCTTGCAAAATATAGATCTTGTGTTGTAATGTTAGATCTTGAATGTGATGATCTTGTGAATGAAATGTTCAGTACTTTCTTTGCTGTTGCCAG AGATGATCATCCAGAAAGTGTACTGTCCTCCATGCAAACTATAATGGTGGTTCTCTTAGAAGAGAGTGAGGATATCCGCGACGATCTTTTATCTATTATATTGTCTTCATTAGGTCATGAAAAAAAA GATGGTACTATGGCTGCAAGGAAGCTTGCTATGAATGTCATACAGCAATGCATAGGAAAACTTGAACCCAGCATTAAACAGTTTTTGCTATCGCTAATGTCCGGAGATGACAAGCTGGTGAACAGTCAAGTTGAATATCACGGTGTTATCTATGACCTATATTGCTGTGCTCCTCAGATGCTATCTGGAGTTCTCCCTTACGTGACGGGGGAGCTACTG ACTGACCAGCTGGAAACCCGTTTGAAAGCAGTGAATTTGGTTGGCAACATAATTACTCTTCCTGGATCTTCCTTTCCTGAAGCATTTCAGcctatatttttagaatttttgaaGAGGTTGGCTGATAGAGTTGTTGAGGTTCGCATGTCTGTCCTTGAGCATGTTAAGAAAAGTTTGTTGTCCAATCCTTCTAGAGCTGAATCTCCTCAAATATTAT CTTCCCTATGTGAGCGGCTACTGGATTTTGATGAAAATGTCCGAAAGCAAGTTGTGGCTGTTATCTGTGATGTAGCATGTCATTCACCGAATGCAGTTCCAATTGAAACTGTGAAACTTGTTGCAGAACGTCTTCGTGACAAATCT CTACTTGTTAAAAGGTACACATTGGAGAGATTGGCTGacatgtataaaattatttgtgaGAAGCGCTCTGACAATGTCAATCTTAATGAATATAACTGGATTGTTGGGAAGATCCTTAGATGTTTCTATGATAAAGATTTCAG GTCAGATATAATTGAATCTGTTCTGTGTGGGTCCCTGTTTCCTGCAGAGTTTTCAGTCAGTGAACATGTTAAGCAATGGATTgggattttttctttatttgataaAGTTGAGGTCAAGGCTTTTGAAAAGATGCTGGAACAGAAAAGCAG GTTACAACAAGAGATGCAGAAGTATCTATCTCTGAGGCGGACAAGTCAG GGTAAAGATGTTCCCATGGTCCAAAAAAAGATTTTGTTCTGTTTCCGAGTGATGTCTCGTTCATTTATTGACCCTATAAAGGCTGAAGAAAGTTTCCAGATTCTTCATCAATTAAAAGATGCTAATATCTGGAAGATTTTGACAAATCTTGTGGATCCAAATACTAGCATTGACCAAGCTCGTGTTTACCAG GGTGATTTGCTCAAAATTCTTGGTGAGAAGCATCGCCTCTATGAATTTCTGAGTACTTTTTCTGTGAAGTGCTCCTATATGCTTTTCAACAAGGAGCATGTAAAAGCAATTCTTTCAGAAACAGCTGCTCAAAAATCTGCTGAGTGTGCTCAGCATACACTATCTTGCATGAATATACTGGTG ATGATTGCTCGTGTCAGTCCATTTCTTCTTACTGGCAGTGAGGAGGAGCTAGTGAATTTactcaagaaaaatgatgaTTTGATTAAAGAGGGTGCTTTGCGTGTGTTAGCCAAGGCTGGTGCTACTATTCGTGAACAACTTGCAGTTACTTCAAG TTCTGTAGAGCTTATATTGGAGAGACTATGTTTAGAAGGTAGTCGAAGACAGGCCAAGTTAGCTGTCTATGCACTGGCTGCAATATCAAAGGATGACAGCCACAAACCTCTCTCTGTTCTATACAAG AAACTTGTAGATATGCTGCAACAGAAACAACATCTGCCTGCAGTGCTGCAATCTCTGGGATGTATTGCTCAGACCGCAATATCTATCTTTGAAACTAGAGAGGGTGAAGTCAAAGAATTTATTATAGACAAGATTCTGAGATGTGATAGT AAAGAAGATCGCACGAGAGAATCTTGGGATGATAGAAGTGATATTTGTATGTTGAAG ATATACGGCATTAAAACCTTAGTACAGAGCTACTTGCCAGTTAAAGATGCCCATGCTCGTCCTGATATAGATGGTCTTTTGGATATACTTAGGAACATCCTATCTCATGGTGAAATTTCAAGAGAGCTACAGTCCAG TTCAGTTGATAAGGCCCATTTAAAGCTTGCTGCTGCAAAAGCAGTTCTTCGTTTATCAAGGCTGTGGGATCATAAGATACCTGTTAATCTATTCCACCTAACTCTAAGGGTATCAGAG ATCAACTTCCATCAAGCTAGGAAGATTTTCTTAAGTAAAGTTCAccaatatataaaagaacatcttTTGGATGCCAAATATGCGTGTGCTTTTTTGTTCAACCTATTTAGATCTAAGCCAGAGGACTTTGTCGAG GATAAACAGAACCTGGCTGATATTATTCAAATGCTACACCAAGCAAAGACACGACAGCCTTCTGTGCAATCAGATGCAAACTCCTCAACAACTTATCCCGAAGGCATCCTTCCGCACCTAGTTCATGCACTTGCTCACAATTCATGTCCAAATGTTGATGAGTGCAAGGATGTTGGAGCATATGATAATATATACCG GCAGCTGCACTTAGTTATGTCAATGATACTGCAAAAATATGTAGATGCCAAGTCAGAAGCAATGACTGACAAAGAGAATGAAGCAATATCTACCATCACCTCTATTCTTGAGAATATCAAGTGTTCTGAAGATATAGTTGATTCGTCAAAATCAAAG AATTCTCATGCAATATGTGACGTTGCGTTAGCAATAACAAAGCAATTGGTGCCAAAGGTTGTTGATTCACAAGGATTTTCCCCTTCAGTTCCTCTACCTCCAATGCTGTACAAAGCATCTGACAAAGAAGGAGATGAAACCGTG GTAAGTGAAGTGAAAACCTGGTTGGCTGATGAAAGTGTCTTGACTCACTTTGAATCTCTTGAACTAGAAGTG GTTCCATCTGAGTCTGCTGATAATGAAACTTCAAAGGACAACGAACAAGATGAAACTGACATGCCTCTGGGAAAGATGTTGAAGCGCATAAAAGCTCAGGCAACAAGTGGCAAAAAGgtgaaaaggagtaagaatgttACAGCTGAAGTGGAAGATgctgaaaatgatgatgatatcTTAACTCCAGTCAAACAAAATAACTTGGATAAATCAGGTGTATCTACCAATTTTGAACCTAGTAATGGTCATGAACATTCTTTGAGTAAGAATGAACTGAAGAATTCAGAGTATTCATCATCAAGTAAAAAACGAAAAGCTGGAGAAACTACACCTATCTCATCATCTAAGAGTAGGCGGTCATCTACCTCTAAGACTTCTCAAAGAGTATTAGGAGAAGACTTTCCTGAAGCTGAATTAATGTTGAGTGCAGGAGTTGAGCCTGATGGAAAAAACAAAAGTAAGCAGAGAAAAATGGTCAAAGGCAGTGACAAAGACTTGTTAGTCTCCTCATTAAAACGAAAAAATAAGCACTCTGATAGCTATCATAATGATGAGTCTGACGAACCTGATGATCATGAAATGAAG AGTTCCCATAGTTTTAAACGAAGTAATAAGATGTCAAATACAGCAGGGTCTACAAAAAAGGTGAAACGAAAAACTACAGCAGGATTGTCCATG TGCACAATGAAGGAAGATGAAATTGATACTGAAGATCTAATTGGTTGCAGAATTAAAGTTTGGTGGCCCTCGGATAAGAA GTTTTATGGAGGCACTGTTAAGTCTTATGACTCACTAAAAGGAAAGCATGTG ATATTatatgatgatggtgatgtgGAAATACTCCGTTTGGAAAAAGAGCGGTGGGAGCTCATTGACAAGGGTCGCAAGACTTCAAAG AAGTTCAAACCCTCTTCGCTTGAAGT gTCTGGGTTCAAACATAAAGGTCCAAACATAAGGTCcgataaaagaacaaaaaaaag TATAATTGGTAAACAATCTCCGAAAAAGCCTGTAAGACGTGAGCAACTACATGCGTTGAAAAGTAATTTCCATGAGGAGAATGTAAAAAATTCTTCTGAAGTATCAAATCCTGAAGAAACTACTAGTGAGATGGACTCAG AAAAGGAACTGGCTGAAGTGTCTGATGAAATCATAACAAAAAAGAACGAGTCTAAGAAGAAAGCAACATCAACTTCAAGAGGAAGGAGGCTTCAGAAAAAGAAGAGCTGGAGTCATTTAGAGGAATTAGATGAGGAGAAGCAGGATTATGGCGAAAGGCTTTCTGATGACAATGTGAGCATCCCACAAGGTGGTCAAGACGACATTGATGGTGAAGAAAGAGAAGTGGAGCAATCAAGTGAAGCTTCAAAAGAAAATGAtcatggagaagaagaatcagaTTCTGAAGGGCACCAGGATAACAGCAATGTGGGAGGTAGTCCTATACAAATGGAGAAATCACATATATCATCAAGCCTTGATGGTGCCGGGGTTGCTGAGATTTCTGATGATGAAGCTCCTTTG AGCAAATGGAAACATCGGAAGACAACGTCAGGGAAAAAACGGTGA